In Miscanthus floridulus cultivar M001 unplaced genomic scaffold, ASM1932011v1 os_2170_1_2, whole genome shotgun sequence, the genomic window TTTTAAATAGCAAAAAGCTACAAACAACAACGGGCACGTTTTAGCCAAGCATTGGTTATGAAATGACTGATCCTAGATTCTACAAATCTTTGCAAattcaaaaaagaaagaaagaggcAACAAATCTCTGTTCTCTAGCTACGAGCAGGCACAGGCACCTTAGCCTGAACAACAGCAACACCACGAACATGACGAAGTACACAGCAGCAAATGGAAACCCTAAAAATATGGAAAGAGATCCAGAAACAGCATCTTCTCCGCCGCATCCTTTCTGTAGTAGACTCGATCGACGGGGAAGTCAATACCCGAACCATCCCCCCTTGCATAGTGGTGACGCCTTCTTTTTCCTAACGAACTGAATTTTCGCTTGCAGTAtgagcaccacatggcaaggagAGTCTGAGGTGCGTTCTTGACTCCCCACTAACATTTCCCCAAAACCTTGCTGCCCCCCTCCTACAAAACATTCAAACCGGTTCAAAGTTTATTTTTGACTGGAAGGATGCTGCATATGGATGGCTATATATGACTGATCGAGTGGCATGAACATGTACCTCGAGATCATATATGGATGCAAGGCTACTGTGGGTTGCCTTCCGCGCAGACGGCAGCCTTGATGCGCTCCACGGTGCAGGCGATGAGGCTGTTCACAGTCGCTACAGAGCCCAGGGAGAGCTTCGCAGTGGGCACGGAGTCCACCAGGATCTGGAACGCCACCGTCAAGAGGGAACCGCCGCCAGCCTCCAAGGCAGCGCCCTCTCCATGGGGAGCCATGCCTGGTGGTCCGTCGGGGAGGATAGCAAAGCCCGATGGCAGCAGGGCCACGTAGTCTGGGTCCCCGCCGTTGAGCACCACGTTCATTGCCACCACGTCCACCGGCGCGTACACCACATACGAGCCCGATGTGTCGGTGCAGCTCTCCTGGAGGATCAGCATGTTGCTCTGGTTCGAGTTTGCACTCTGGA contains:
- the LOC136534675 gene encoding homeobox-leucine zipper protein ROC1-like, producing the protein MVIMFSVTIGSIIVVVIQSANSNQSNMLILQESCTDTSGSYVVYAPVDVVAMNVVLNGGDPDYVALLPSGFAILPDGPPGMAPHGEGAALEAGGGSLLTVAFQILVDSVPTAKLSLGSVATVNSLIACTVERIKAAVCAEGNPQ